A region of Butyricicoccus intestinisimiae DNA encodes the following proteins:
- the rpe gene encoding ribulose-phosphate 3-epimerase yields the protein MIKLSPSILSADFANLQRDIAIAVDAGAEYVHVDCMDGHFVPNLTIGAPVVKALRKATDATLDVHLMISNPDQYLDDFIKAGSDIITVHYEANGDTLAQVRKIKEAGVRACVSIKPGTPADVLLPLLPELDMVLIMTVEPGFGGQGYIDACTDKIRTIRKAIDENGYKCELEIDGGAKLTNTPDIVAAGANVIVAGSAVFGGDIEANVKGFKKIFDEYENNYFAF from the coding sequence ATGATTAAATTATCTCCGTCGATTCTGTCCGCTGACTTTGCCAACCTGCAGCGCGACATTGCCATCGCAGTCGATGCTGGCGCAGAGTACGTGCATGTAGACTGCATGGACGGTCACTTTGTACCGAATCTGACCATCGGTGCGCCGGTTGTCAAGGCACTGCGCAAGGCAACCGATGCGACTCTGGATGTGCATCTGATGATTTCCAATCCGGATCAGTATCTGGATGACTTCATCAAGGCAGGTTCCGACATTATCACCGTACATTACGAAGCAAACGGCGACACGCTGGCACAGGTTCGCAAGATCAAGGAAGCCGGCGTCCGTGCCTGTGTATCCATCAAGCCGGGTACTCCGGCAGATGTTCTACTCCCGCTGCTGCCGGAGCTGGATATGGTTCTCATCATGACCGTAGAGCCGGGCTTTGGCGGTCAGGGCTACATTGATGCCTGCACCGACAAAATCCGCACCATTCGCAAGGCAATTGACGAAAACGGCTACAAGTGCGAGCTGGAAATTGACGGCGGCGCCAAGCTGACCAACACGCCGGACATCGTTGCAGCCGGTGCCAATGTCATCGTTGCCGGTTCTGCTGTCTTTGGCGGCGACATCGAGGCAAATGTCAAGGGCTTCAAGAAGATTTTCGACGAGTACGAAAATAACTACTTTGCATTCTAA
- a CDS encoding helix-turn-helix domain-containing protein, giving the protein MENLLYTIAQYGHITIELKPLMDKKHITRYALARAVNTRFEVIDKWYRGHVEKIDADVLARICFVMGCTPGDIIRYIPAEESNT; this is encoded by the coding sequence ATGGAAAATCTACTCTATACCATCGCACAGTATGGTCACATTACGATTGAATTAAAACCACTAATGGACAAAAAACATATTACGCGGTATGCGTTGGCTCGTGCAGTGAATACGCGCTTTGAGGTGATTGATAAGTGGTATCGCGGGCATGTAGAAAAGATTGACGCAGATGTGTTGGCACGCATTTGTTTTGTAATGGGATGCACGCCGGGTGATATTATTCGCTATATTCCGGCAGAAGAATCGAACACATAA